The proteins below come from a single Nocardioides eburneiflavus genomic window:
- a CDS encoding YciI family protein yields the protein MEENIGMPPQSLFDAMDVYIGERAASGVFLDGGGLYGTEDAVNFVVRKGEVSRVDGPYAEAKEVVGGWSLLEYPSLEEAVADQQKFAELHAEHWPEVTVVSTLRQISDGPDAPTG from the coding sequence ATGGAAGAGAACATCGGGATGCCGCCGCAGTCGCTGTTCGACGCGATGGACGTCTACATCGGCGAGCGCGCCGCCAGCGGCGTCTTCCTCGACGGCGGCGGCCTGTACGGCACCGAGGACGCCGTCAACTTCGTGGTGCGCAAGGGCGAGGTCAGCCGGGTCGACGGGCCGTACGCCGAGGCCAAGGAGGTCGTCGGCGGCTGGTCGCTGCTGGAGTACCCCAGTCTCGAGGAGGCCGTGGCCGACCAGCAGAAGTTCGCCGAGCTCCACGCCGAGCACTGGCCCGAGGTCACCGTGGTGTCGACGCTGCGCCAGATCTCCGACGGCCCGGACGCCCCGACAGGCTGA
- a CDS encoding PQQ-dependent sugar dehydrogenase yields MRSPAPALAGLVALLATGCSGDTAASGSLGPATAESDDGWPFVVEEVDRLEDPWAMAFLPGTGDLLITERTGALHLRDAGSGERVEVGGVPEVVVAGQGGLGDVLPAPTYADDGLVYLSWVEEGDGGTGAVVGRAGLETGDRPRLVDLEVVWRQTPKVDGDGHFGHRLAFSPDGQHLFVSSGDRQLQDPAQDTTNTLGTIVRLTPDGDPAPGNPLADEGGAAAEIWSWGHRNPLGLELAPDGTLWSSEMGPEGGDELNLVEAGSNYGWPEVSDGSDYGGGEIPDHAEGDGYARPARSWTPSISPGSLMIYRGDLFEDWQGDAFLGALSGEALVRVDLDRETAGDAEVFDTGERIRAVEEGPDGSIWLLEDAGAGRLLRLTPAE; encoded by the coding sequence ATGAGGTCCCCCGCTCCCGCCCTCGCCGGGCTGGTCGCCCTGCTCGCCACCGGGTGCTCGGGCGACACTGCGGCGTCCGGCTCGCTCGGGCCCGCCACGGCGGAGAGCGATGACGGCTGGCCGTTCGTGGTCGAGGAGGTGGACCGCCTCGAGGACCCGTGGGCGATGGCGTTCCTGCCCGGCACCGGCGACCTGCTCATCACCGAGCGCACCGGCGCGTTGCACCTGCGCGACGCCGGGAGCGGCGAGCGGGTCGAGGTCGGGGGAGTGCCGGAGGTGGTCGTCGCGGGGCAGGGCGGGCTCGGCGACGTGCTGCCCGCCCCGACGTACGCGGACGACGGGCTCGTCTACCTGAGCTGGGTGGAGGAGGGCGACGGCGGCACCGGGGCCGTCGTCGGGCGTGCCGGGCTCGAGACCGGCGACCGGCCGCGCCTGGTCGACCTCGAGGTCGTCTGGAGGCAGACGCCGAAGGTCGACGGCGACGGCCACTTCGGACACCGGCTCGCCTTCTCGCCCGACGGGCAGCACCTGTTCGTCTCGTCCGGCGACCGGCAGCTCCAGGACCCGGCGCAGGACACGACGAACACGCTCGGCACGATCGTCCGGCTCACCCCCGACGGGGACCCGGCGCCCGGCAACCCGCTGGCCGACGAGGGCGGCGCGGCCGCGGAGATCTGGAGCTGGGGCCACCGCAACCCGCTCGGCCTCGAGCTCGCTCCCGACGGCACCCTGTGGTCGTCGGAGATGGGGCCCGAGGGCGGCGACGAGCTCAACCTCGTCGAGGCCGGGTCCAACTACGGCTGGCCCGAGGTCTCCGACGGCAGCGACTACGGCGGCGGCGAGATCCCCGACCACGCCGAGGGGGACGGGTACGCCCGTCCCGCGCGCTCATGGACTCCGAGCATCTCGCCGGGCAGCCTGATGATCTACCGTGGCGACCTCTTCGAGGACTGGCAGGGCGACGCGTTCCTCGGCGCGCTGTCGGGCGAGGCACTCGTGCGCGTCGACCTCGACCGCGAGACCGCGGGCGACGCCGAGGTCTTCGACACCGGCGAGCGCATCCGCGCCGTCGAGGAGGGACCCGACGGCTCGATCTGGCTGCTCGAGGACGCGGGCGCGGGGCGC
- a CDS encoding RNA polymerase sigma factor: MIAAWRAESARLVGALTRMTRDVDLAEDLAQDALVAALEQWPRTGIPDNPSAWLMTTAKRRGVDHFRRAETLRRKVAELQHDRGVSGGEEAHVPDLDDQVDHIEDDVLRLVFLSCHPALTPESRAALTLRLVGGLTTAEIARGFLTSEATMGQRISRAKKTLASVRAELEMPTGEERAARLDDVMAVIYLIFNEGYTATSGADWMRPDLAAEATRLARMLADLAPDEPEVLGLQALLELQGSRTAARLSPDGTPVLLEAQDRTRWDPLMVRRGLAVLRAASRLAATGTPVGTYFLQASIAAEHAVAARAEDTDWGRIAALYDVLAQAAPGPVVEVNRAVAHGRAHGPEAGLAVLAAVDAAELPGSPLVLAVRGDLLERAGRFAEAEAAFVEAAALTRNEGERAVLLLRAQENAARPDR, translated from the coding sequence GTGATCGCCGCGTGGCGGGCCGAGTCGGCCCGCCTCGTCGGCGCCCTCACCCGGATGACCCGCGACGTGGACCTCGCCGAGGACCTCGCGCAGGACGCGCTCGTCGCCGCGCTCGAGCAGTGGCCGCGTACAGGGATCCCGGACAACCCGTCCGCCTGGCTGATGACGACGGCGAAGCGCCGCGGCGTCGACCACTTCCGGCGCGCCGAGACGCTGCGCCGCAAGGTCGCCGAGCTGCAGCACGACCGCGGTGTCAGCGGCGGGGAGGAGGCACACGTGCCCGACCTCGACGACCAGGTCGACCACATCGAGGACGACGTCCTGCGGCTGGTGTTCCTGTCCTGCCATCCTGCGCTCACCCCCGAGTCCCGTGCGGCACTCACGCTACGTCTGGTCGGCGGCCTCACGACCGCCGAGATCGCCCGCGGCTTCCTCACCAGCGAGGCCACGATGGGCCAGCGCATCTCGCGGGCCAAGAAGACCCTCGCATCGGTCCGCGCCGAGCTCGAGATGCCCACCGGCGAGGAGCGGGCCGCGCGCCTCGACGACGTGATGGCGGTGATCTACCTGATCTTCAACGAGGGCTACACCGCCACGTCGGGCGCGGACTGGATGCGCCCGGACCTCGCCGCCGAGGCGACCCGCCTGGCACGCATGCTGGCCGACCTCGCCCCCGACGAGCCCGAGGTGCTGGGGCTGCAGGCACTGCTCGAGCTGCAGGGCTCGCGCACGGCCGCCCGCCTCTCCCCCGACGGCACCCCCGTGCTGCTCGAGGCCCAGGACCGTACGCGGTGGGACCCGCTGATGGTCCGGCGCGGCCTCGCCGTGCTGCGGGCGGCCTCCCGCCTCGCCGCCACCGGCACCCCGGTCGGGACGTACTTCCTCCAGGCCTCCATCGCTGCGGAGCACGCCGTCGCCGCGCGCGCCGAGGACACCGACTGGGGGCGGATCGCCGCGCTCTACGACGTGCTGGCGCAGGCGGCGCCCGGCCCCGTCGTCGAGGTGAACCGGGCGGTCGCCCACGGGCGGGCACACGGCCCCGAGGCCGGCCTCGCCGTGCTGGCCGCGGTCGACGCGGCCGAGCTGCCCGGCTCGCCGCTCGTGCTGGCCGTGCGCGGCGACCTGCTGGAGCGGGCCGGGCGGTTCGCCGAGGCGGAGGCCGCCTTCGTCGAGGCGGCGGCGCTCACCCGCAACGAGGGCGAGCGCGCGGTGCTGCTGCTGCGGGCGCAGGAGAACGCAGCGCGGCCGGACCGGTGA